A genome region from Neofelis nebulosa isolate mNeoNeb1 chromosome 14, mNeoNeb1.pri, whole genome shotgun sequence includes the following:
- the JRK gene encoding jerky protein homolog produces the protein MASKQAAGRSPGEKRKRVVLTLKEKIDICTRLEKGESRKVLMQEYNVGMSTLYDIKAHKAQLLRFFANSDSNKALEQRRTLHTPKLEHLDRVLYEWFLGKRAEGVPVSGPMLIEKAKDFYEQMCLTEPCVFSGGWLWRFKARHGIKKLDASGEKQAADHRAAEQFCGFFRSLTAEHGLSPEQVYNADETGLLWRCPPTASPEGGTAPGVKQNKDRLTVLVCANATGSHKIKPLVIGKRGGPRAFRGIQHLPVAYKAQGNAWVDKEIFSDWFHHIFVPSVREHFRAVGLPEDGKAILLLDGARARPRESQLVSDNVLTVFLPAGATASIQPMDQGIRRDFLRNFINPPATPQGRHPRYSMNEAIVSVACAWSAVPRHVFSRAWRKLWPAATFAEGSSSEEEPERLPTKPHDQTFAHILELGREAPARPGSRLHRGAAAEGDGLGCEAGEGLAPSAGGPDQVEKDGDEAAWEQAASAFDSVVRFAEGQPCFTAQEVGQLRALRSVFARQRQAKQRRVALRAAVKLEAPQELSPLPCSSAAAED, from the coding sequence ATGGCCTCCAAGCAGGCTGCCGGCAGGAGCCCGGGGGAGAAGCGCAAGAGGGTGGTGCTGACCCTGAAGGAGAAGATCGACATCTGCACGCGCCTGGAGAAGGGGGAGAGCAGGAAGGTCCTGATGCAGGAGTACAACGTGGGCATGTCCACCCTGTACGACATCAAGGCCCACAAGGCGCAGCTGCTTCGGTTCTTTGCCAACTCGGATTCCAACAAGGCCCTGGAGCAGCGACGCACCCTGCACACGCCCAAGCTGGAGCACCTGGACCGCGTCCTGTACGAGTGGTTCCTGGGGAAGCGCGCCGAGGGCGTGCCCGTGTCGGGCCCCATGCTCATCGAGAAGGCCAAGGACTTCTACGAGCAGATGTGCCTGACGGAGCCCTGCGTGTTCTCCGGCGGGTGGCTGTGGCGTTTCAAGGCCAGGCACGGCATCAAGAAGCTGGACGCGTCCGGCGAAAAGCAGGCGGCCGACCACCGGGCGGCAGAGCAGTTCTGTGGCTTTTTCCGGAGCCTGACCGCCGAGCACGGCCTGTCCCCGGAGCAGGTGTACAATGCTGACGAGACCGGACTTCTCTGGCGGTGCCCGCCGACCGCCAGCCCGGAAGGCGGGACGGCGCCCGGCGTCAAGCAGAACAAGGACAGGCTGACCGTCCTCGTGTGCGCCAACGCCACCGGCTCGCACAAGATCAAACCCCTGGTGATCGGGAAGCGCGGCGGCCCCAGGGCCTTCCGGGGCATCCAGCACCTGCCGGTGGCATACAAGGCCCAGGGCAACGCCTGGGTGGACAAGGAGATCTTTTCCGACTGGTTCCATCACATCTTTGTTCCCTCGGTGAGGGAGCACTTCCGAGCGGTGGGCCTGCCCGAGGACGGCAAGGCCATCCTCCTGCTGGACGGCGCCCGGGCGCGCCCGCGGGAGTCCCAGCTGGTTTCCGACAACGTCCTCACCGTCTTCCTGCCCGCGGGCGCCACCGCTTCCATCCAGCCCATGGACCAGGGCATTCGGAGAGATTTCCTGAGGAATTTCATCAACCCCCCCGCCACGCCGCAGGGCCGTCACCCCCGTTACAGCATGAACGAGGCCATCGTCAGCGTGGCCTGCGCCTGGAGCGCGGTGCCCCGCCACGTCTTCAGCCGGGCCTGGAGGAAGCTGTGGCCCGCGGCCACGTTCGCCGAAGGCTCGTCTTCCGAGGAGGAGCCGGAGCGTCTCCCAACGAAGCCTCACGACCAAACTTTTGCGCACATCCTGGAGCTCGGGAGAGAGGCCCCGGCCCGCCCCGGCAGCCGGCTTCACCGGGGCGCGGCCGCCGAGGGAGACGGGCTGGGATGCGAGGCCGGGGAGGGCCTGGCCCCGTCCGCGGGGGGCCCGGACCAGGTGGAGAAGGATGGCGACGAGGCGGCCTGGGAGCAGGCGGCCTCGGCCTTTGACTCTGTCGTCCGCTTCGCCGAGGGACAACCCTGCTTCACGGCGCAGGAGGTGGGGCAGCTGCGCGCGCTGCGCTCGGTGTTCGCGAGGCAGCGGCAGGCGAAGCAGCGGCGCGTGGCCCTCAGGGCCGCGGTCAAGCTCGAGGCCCCCCAGgagctctcccctctgccctgctcgtCCGCGGCGGCCGAGGACTGA